In Plutella xylostella chromosome 8, ilPluXylo3.1, whole genome shotgun sequence, the genomic stretch ATAAATTACTAAATGTATCAAATGGATCTAACATACAAATAGCTACtctttcaaaacaaaaacgctgaagtaattttcattaaatttggTAAGTAGGTTGCTGATACCCTGGATTATCATATAAATTACTTTATTCCCAGAAAACCTATGGGAAAACTTTGAGGGCAAAATAAAGCTTAGAGGGAAAGCTATTTTGTGTAGGTTACTTATCCAGAACGTATTGGCGTGTCTAACAATGATTGCACTAGGATTGAGAagatcaataattttattatacttcCATTTTAGTTATTAAGTTAGCATTTTAGTTATCAatcactaaaataaaaaaaaacacaattcaTAATCACTATGACTGTAGTACACAgcactattttatttatctattgaTCAGGCTTAATTTGAGCAAGGTATAAAGGTAAATGAGCAGGGTCACCATTTCATGCATAAATGATTCAAAAGTAGTGTTTTTCCTGTGATGattcaaacaataaaattcatgaaataaaagttgttaCCTACGCGGTGTTATTAGGCGCGTTGTTTTGATATTAAACACATATTTTAGATGAAGATAAGAGTAGTTAGTCACCTGTTTGCTATCGGAGTCCTTATCTTCAGGCTCGTTCACGTCAGCTGTGAGCGGCGCCGCGGGCTCCCTGCCCTGCGAGGCTGCCTTGTGCTTCTCTACATCGGACAGCAGAGTCTCCAAGTACTCCACGTAGAACTCCTCCTTCTCCAATTCCTCTCGCAGGATAGCCACTTTCTGTTTGTGTTTAGCCAAATTAGCTCTGACATCTTCCTCCCAAGCGGCTGGCAGTGCACTCTCTGGAAACCGTTGAACCCACACACGCTGAAAATCCCCGAAGACACTCATCTCTCACAAAACGATTTCATGTCAATTTTATGTTACACTAGTCATCAAAAACTATTCTAAACTAATTTTACGTAAAAATATCACAACAAATTGTCATTGCCAAAGATCCTTCATTACAAATCTGCCTTGTCTATGGAAATGACCACAGACAATATTCATATTTCTGTTGCACGTACACAAAAGTTCATTCAACAAAGCCAACGTTCGACTCAACTGTTGAGAAATATTGACGAGTTTAAAGACAACGTTGGAACAGCTGTctgtcaaaataataaaaatggcagattttttaccaaaataaatattttgaaaatatcttTAAAATGGACAAAAGCTATGTTAAATCGACCATAGAAGGTCTAAAATCATCATCCTCTTCAAAAGTGCAAGAATCTCTACTGAAAATTAGGAGCAAAATCACTTCAAATGACAATGGAATCAAACTTTTTCGTGACTGTGGAGGCTTGGACTATTTAGTGCCTCATCTTCGTAAACCAAACGAAAGGATCCTTGATATCACGCTAAGCATACTTGGCAATTGCTGCTTGGAAGAGGAAAGCAGTATCGCTGTAAGATTTTCAATTCTTTTGTTACTATGTCGAAATCAAGATGGTCAccctaattaataattatctacCCATTAACTGCTTACACACAATACCCACTTtgtatacttaactaaaacatattatttcaGGTTGGAAAACTTAATGCTTTTGGTCCACTTGTAAATATTCTGAAGACAGTTTGCCGTGACAGCATAGTAGGAAGAGCATGCCGCCTACTTGGGAACTTGGCACAAAGAAACTCAAATGCTGAAGCTCTTCACAACCATGGGGCAGTCACAGCGCTCATTACTCTCATTGAGAAAAGAGATAGAAACACATCATATCCTACACTTACTATGGCAGTTAGAGCTGTGAggtaactaaattaaaaagttattaattattacaataccTACCATgtactttatttacaatacaacaaaccaatcatttaaatttttacaataTGTTTGTTTCTTTTCTCCAGGCAACTATGGATGGTGACTGAAAAGAGGGAAGAGATGCTAGGTCTTAATGCAGTTCGCTGTATAGCCATTTTACTAACAACAGAGTGTGGGTCAGCTGGTATAATCAAATCCTCAAACACTAAGGAAAGTGATGGATTGAGAAAAAGCCAGGAAGAACTTATTACTGGAATACTGAAGTGTTTGGGATACTTCACTACTCATTGTACTTCACAGTGTGCTGAACAGGTTAGGAATTAAGTCTATACTTTCAAAGAAAATGCTATCTTCAACTCTCATAGGACTCATAGGTGTATACTCTCAATCTCTGAGGAATAAATGAATCAGTCAATTCTCCAAAATTTATTTCTATTGATTGAGAGCTTTCCTAACTTTTTCCATGTATGTACTTTTTCTCATGCAATAGCTAATAATGTTACTAAATTAAAACTCATTACAGCTTCAAGGGGATGGAAGAGGATATCAATGCCTGGTGGCATTGACCAAGTCATTTGAATCACTTGCATTGAAGTGTCTCATGAACCTCTGCTACCTGTCTTCATGCCGGCCTCTGCTCGGCACTGCTGGGCTTGTGGAGTGCATTGTTGGGATACTGAAGAAAATCTCtggtaaattaaaaatattctgtagtatattaataactaaaaggTATTTAAGATTGCTATCCTATATATTATCATCATTTAGCAAGAACACACGGAAAACTATCTCATACTTATCAACaataatgttaataaaacTGCAACTTTAAAAAAGCTGCTATCAACCACTGCCTTCATATACTTACGTTTATGGATGAAATCTCatattagttttatttcaaACATCATTTCATTTACCTATCTACAGAAGTATCCTGGTGGCCGGAGGGTGCGGCGCGCGCTCTAGCGGCCCTCAGTGGTGAAGCTGTGAACCGCTCGCGGCTGCGGCACGCGCGGGGCCTGCCTCTTCTACTGGCGGCCGCGAGGCGCAGCCCGCACGCCATGCACGCTCTACTGCAGTATGTGTTCGACGATACTTGTGAGTATCTGCATTGTTTGGGTTCATATTTAGGTTAAAACAAAAGCGCGCTGCTCGAAACCgtaattttttcaacttttcttTTACTTGGAAttgaataaaatcaaaattaagaatttatttaaaattacgactatgtaaaatgtaacaGGTGCTAgaaaaacttataactagataaaattaaatattaactaactaactaaattattaaactaagtaggtataaatataaacgcTATACTAAATTATTCAACTAATAACCTAACAACTaggaattaaaataatatgttgcTGAAAGACGATAAACTGACCTATTGGGGGCGGTCCGGTATATTTTTGGTGtattgaataaaatgtattttttccacAGCATTCCAAATACTAGTAAATGAGGGTCTTATAAACCTGCTGACAGACGAACTCACAGAGTACCTCAAAACAATGGAATTCGAACATAACAACTTAGAAAACAACGACATGCAGAGTGACGTCATCGAGCCGCCACCAAACACAGAGACTACACAGGCAGTTAAAACGGCATCTTGCCCATTCTCTGCTACCACAGCTGAAATACATGCACCACCTAATCTAGAAGACCCCGGGATGAGCAAAACTAATCTGTTCACTAGAAGGAGACAGAGCATGATGGACGCTAAGAATGAGGATGAGTTGAGGGTGGTGATAGAGAGAGACAACATGATAGTGGGGTTTGTGGACGCGGTGGATAGCGACGCGTCTGATGACAGCCAGAGCGACGATGAGAACCCGACGCAGCGAAGAAAATGCTACAAGAGGCCGCGCTCTAGAAGTCCTAAGATGTTGAAGAAGGTAAGCtgtaatgcattttttttgcattCATGCATTGCGTCATGTTTCTTATAAAACTGGTTTATAAAGAGGGGTCTTTTGACCACCTCTGTGATTCTAATTCTCCCTCCTCTTTAAATAGTGATTCTAAATCGCCCTCCTCTTTAGATAGTTATTCTAACTCACCCTCCTTCTTAAATAGTGATTCTAAGATTAGGTACTATTTTGTTCCAGAAATCGCAGCTAATCAAAATGGCGAGCAAGGACTGGTCAGCAGGAGTGTACTGGGAGCCTAAGAGCCCGGAATGGCCGCCGCAGCCGCAGCAGTCGTCCCGCAGCGCCATGAGTCCCGACCGCTCCGACCACAGCCCGCTGTCGCCTTACTCTGATGGGAACCAGTCGGGGTTCAGCCCCGAGTATAGAGGAATGGGGTCTAATAAGCGGCCGAGGTTTGTAAAAGTCACTGGTTACTTTACCCTAAATAGCAATTTAAACAGGCATTTGTGAATTAAACCCCATACGgcattaattttttgttttcaaacaatacaaaagcacaatatacacatattataataggtaaaaaatcctatgaaaACATTTACTGAAAACTCTCAATGCCAGATATGGCGTTCTAAGCAGTCAGGTTATCCTGACCGTATAGAAGcagtatgtatgtacctacctacaagcTACACAAGTAGGAAAGGAAGAGTtatagaaattatttttttattccagaTTGGAGTGGAGCCCCGAGTCTGGCGTTAGTACGGGGGAGGGAAGCTCCGCCTCTCCTTACTGGACGGAGTATCAGTGGAGTCCGAGCAGCTCGGGCAGTCCACATTCGCCGCTCAGTGCTAATGATGGTGAGTAGTAATCATACTTGTTTCGCCAATGCACACGACTCACTTGTTTGGTCTCGTTGAAGGTGTGGAGTGATGCGCGTATGGAATCGGTTCGCTCGCCATGGGTTTCTACATGATGAAAAACTAATTTTCAAAGCGCTGCTACGCGAGGCACGGCTctgtctcgttgtattaacCTTTTCATTAGTATAGAGTTACCCTCCTGTACCCTCTCATAACATTCGTTCATAAATTcaacatgtaggtacttaccagtTGGCCaccattttattattcttccGAGATACAatctatacttacatactcGTGTGCACCACGCACTCGATTATACTAAACTATCGTCAAAACAACGTAGCCTTGAAACCCTCCATCTTATCTCCCAACTtcacaatggacaacatttcattttctttaccctatatttttactagctattcggaaagtttataaagaattagaggacccgtatttttttattttgtatatagattaatttttgcatgttatttttaactttaaagttagttattttataaccggaagtgacatcacatattaggctcaatttttatttttgtcttttgCCTTATCCTCGAAAATAGACATAAAttacactgacaagtgacatttaaactttgtttacatgccaaccaacaaatgggttattttcaaatgacattgatatttctgatgatacaaagtacttacttataatgaaaaaataagcagaagcattttttcagctgtgtacgcggtggcatgctctgggacatattatagaggtcatctcttaataagtactaaccatt encodes the following:
- the LOC105387502 gene encoding armadillo repeat-containing protein 5, with product MDKSYVKSTIEGLKSSSSSKVQESLLKIRSKITSNDNGIKLFRDCGGLDYLVPHLRKPNERILDITLSILGNCCLEEESSIAVGKLNAFGPLVNILKTVCRDSIVGRACRLLGNLAQRNSNAEALHNHGAVTALITLIEKRDRNTSYPTLTMAVRAVRQLWMVTEKREEMLGLNAVRCIAILLTTECGSAGIIKSSNTKESDGLRKSQEELITGILKCLGYFTTHCTSQCAEQLQGDGRGYQCLVALTKSFESLALKCLMNLCYLSSCRPLLGTAGLVECIVGILKKISEVSWWPEGAARALAALSGEAVNRSRLRHARGLPLLLAAARRSPHAMHALLQYVFDDTSFQILVNEGLINLLTDELTEYLKTMEFEHNNLENNDMQSDVIEPPPNTETTQAVKTASCPFSATTAEIHAPPNLEDPGMSKTNLFTRRRQSMMDAKNEDELRVVIERDNMIVGFVDAVDSDASDDSQSDDENPTQRRKCYKRPRSRSPKMLKKKSQLIKMASKDWSAGVYWEPKSPEWPPQPQQSSRSAMSPDRSDHSPLSPYSDGNQSGFSPEYRGMGSNKRPRLEWSPESGVSTGEGSSASPYWTEYQWSPSSSGSPHSPLSANDESSDSEMSGRYSPVCSEAEWEEGGACSQAAELGAAQVAIHLDDLIMDDDESHDEDTPVEDVNKLETSSKTSRIACVLVLLFRVSHGACHSYGAIIEDPVPNHTLELLTGRECLNALLDYVERCKRPLGRAARILARVLSNALCLMSILKHRLALRLHNMSVSSKHPPAKCQQCKQIVRLSGKLLAQLTILAESSYGIGEISYQLLKGTSCIKQTLCLTLPYIVRTEKPLKKYFIDCNALNLLFELISESQEELQDCVVALSKLATNVHIKDPKSLEHRFKDHISVSYDPILDNLSAEEIVTFELDDSSTVRANKVFLCQNSEVFSAMLMGCFKESVESCVRIRNITKPALEYLLTLLHLGLNNAKNDVLIFPLADKLETNLEVLLLSDRYLFDKLKELLSSAILQFLLTPDSADKIYIWSLSEGMGFLCVESVAYIITGKMCDAERTRSFTSILNMEYKEQWLDDIKSMILRQLVK